A window from Pseudonocardia cypriaca encodes these proteins:
- a CDS encoding dihydrofolate reductase family protein, with translation MKQMLRVQNFNVSRDGIGAGEHQSLERPFGLPDPGRLWAWAGATASWPNRTDPGGSRGLDDYFTRDFTHNIGAEIMGRNKFGPLRGPWRDHDWRGWWGDEPPFRTPVFVLTHHERPSFTLSDTTFHFVEGDPATVLERAREAAQGKDVRLGGGPSTIRQFLDADLVDTMHVAVAPVELGSGVRLWESPDELLDRFHLEVVPSPSGVTHHLFWRR, from the coding sequence GTGAAGCAGATGCTGAGGGTCCAGAACTTCAACGTCTCGCGCGACGGTATCGGCGCGGGTGAGCACCAGAGCCTCGAGCGGCCGTTCGGCCTTCCCGACCCCGGCCGCTTGTGGGCCTGGGCCGGGGCCACGGCGAGCTGGCCCAACCGCACCGACCCGGGCGGGAGCCGCGGCCTCGACGACTACTTCACGCGGGACTTCACCCACAACATCGGTGCCGAGATCATGGGCCGCAACAAGTTCGGCCCGCTGCGCGGCCCGTGGCGCGACCACGACTGGCGCGGCTGGTGGGGCGACGAGCCACCGTTCCGCACCCCGGTGTTCGTGCTGACCCACCACGAGCGCCCGTCGTTCACACTCTCCGACACCACGTTCCACTTCGTCGAGGGCGATCCGGCCACGGTCCTCGAGCGGGCACGGGAGGCGGCGCAGGGCAAGGACGTGCGGCTCGGCGGCGGCCCCAGCACCATCCGGCAGTTCCTCGACGCCGACCTCGTCGACACCATGCACGTGGCGGTCGCGCCGGTGGAGCTCGGATCCGGGGTGCGGTTGTGGGAGTCGCCCGACGAGCTGCTCGACCGGTTCCACCTCGAGGTCGTGCCCAGCCCGAGCGGCGTGACCCACCACCTGTTCTGGCGACGGTGA
- a CDS encoding nitroreductase/quinone reductase family protein, translated as MSDPTTATEAEAPTAASWNDRIIAEFRTNAGYVRWSSEEEFAAGRPIPPRIPGFDERGIPLILVHHIGAKTGRERISPLFYQPVGDGWAVFGTHGGSPEHPVWYRNLMAHPQATVEVGAERAPVVARLAEGAERERIWAEEVALVPKFAEFEAAAGRQVPVVVLERVHAEAATPPLRP; from the coding sequence ATGTCCGACCCGACCACGGCGACAGAGGCCGAGGCTCCTACCGCGGCAAGCTGGAACGACCGGATCATCGCCGAGTTCCGCACGAACGCCGGATACGTGCGGTGGAGCAGCGAAGAGGAGTTCGCCGCGGGTCGCCCCATCCCGCCCCGGATCCCCGGGTTCGACGAGCGGGGCATCCCCCTGATCCTGGTGCACCACATCGGCGCCAAGACGGGGCGCGAGCGGATCAGCCCGTTGTTCTACCAGCCGGTCGGCGATGGCTGGGCCGTCTTCGGAACGCACGGTGGCAGTCCGGAGCACCCGGTCTGGTACCGCAACCTCATGGCGCACCCGCAGGCCACGGTCGAGGTGGGCGCGGAAAGAGCGCCGGTCGTAGCTCGGCTCGCCGAGGGCGCGGAGCGCGAGCGGATCTGGGCGGAAGAGGTGGCGCTCGTCCCGAAGTTCGCCGAGTTCGAGGCGGCCGCGGGCAGGCAGGTCCCCGTCGTCGTGCTGGAACGTGTCCACGCAGAAGCCGCCACCCCGCCCCTCCGGCCGTAG
- a CDS encoding elongation factor G translates to MPLNIGILAHVDAGKTSLTERLLFDTGAIARLGSVDGGDTQTDTGAIERQRGITVRSAVAAFTVGATQVNLIDTPGHPDFIAEVERALGVLDGVVLVLSAVEGVQAQTRVLMRTVRDMRLPTLLFVNKIDRRGARHEDLLAEVRRTITPSPVRMTRTAGLGTRGAAARAEPLDAPEIVEALAETDDRVLARVVDGPPLTAAEAGEALAAGTAAGRVHPLYAGSAVSGAGIPALLDGIVRLLPPAPVVAAAEPQGTVFAVERTPSGEKLAYLRLFAGEVRPRQRVVIHRRRRDGGCEERSAQVTSLRVVGRNGIAQLTAGDIGRLGGLAPKVGDRIGPDGAEEGPRFARPTLRTAVQPRDPADAGRLHAALMSLADEDPLIHAQVVPGGATEVLLYGEVQKEVIAERLAVEHGVEADFTPSRIECVERPVGVGEAAEEFGRRGPALGRFWATVGLRVEPGPRDSGVAFRYETELGALPRAFHTAIEETVHLASRRGPHGWAVTDCRVTLIRSGFEAPISVAADFRGLTAVVLAAALERAGTQVYEPYHAFELEIPADVLSEVASRITALGARIAETAGDATRWQLAGTVAASRLDTVQRSLPGLTRGEAVWWTRPSADQPIPGAGLT, encoded by the coding sequence ATGCCCCTCAACATCGGGATTCTCGCTCACGTCGACGCCGGTAAGACCAGCCTGACCGAGCGCCTGCTCTTCGACACCGGCGCGATCGCGCGGCTCGGCAGCGTCGACGGCGGCGACACCCAGACCGACACCGGCGCCATCGAGCGGCAGCGCGGGATCACCGTCCGCTCGGCGGTGGCGGCGTTCACGGTCGGCGCCACCCAGGTCAATCTGATCGACACCCCGGGCCACCCCGACTTCATCGCGGAGGTCGAGCGCGCGCTCGGCGTGCTCGACGGGGTGGTGCTCGTGCTCTCCGCCGTGGAGGGGGTGCAGGCGCAGACGCGCGTGCTGATGCGCACGGTGCGCGACATGCGGCTGCCCACCCTGCTGTTCGTCAACAAGATCGACCGTCGCGGCGCGCGGCACGAGGACCTGCTCGCCGAGGTCAGGCGCACGATCACCCCCAGTCCTGTCAGGATGACGAGAACCGCCGGCCTCGGCACCCGGGGGGCTGCCGCGCGCGCCGAGCCCCTCGACGCGCCCGAGATCGTGGAGGCGCTCGCGGAGACCGACGACCGCGTGCTCGCCCGAGTCGTGGACGGCCCGCCGCTGACGGCCGCCGAGGCCGGGGAGGCGCTGGCGGCCGGCACCGCCGCTGGGCGGGTCCACCCGCTGTACGCGGGTTCCGCGGTGAGCGGTGCGGGCATCCCGGCGCTCCTCGACGGGATCGTGCGGCTGCTCCCGCCCGCACCGGTGGTGGCGGCCGCCGAGCCGCAGGGCACCGTCTTCGCCGTCGAGCGGACGCCGTCCGGGGAGAAGCTCGCCTACCTGCGCCTCTTTGCAGGTGAGGTGCGGCCGCGGCAGCGCGTCGTGATCCACAGGCGCCGCCGGGACGGCGGCTGCGAGGAGCGGTCGGCGCAGGTGACGTCCCTCCGGGTGGTCGGGCGGAACGGCATCGCACAGCTGACGGCCGGTGACATCGGCCGGCTCGGCGGGCTGGCACCGAAGGTGGGAGACCGGATCGGCCCGGACGGTGCGGAGGAAGGGCCTCGTTTCGCCCGCCCGACGCTGCGCACGGCCGTGCAGCCACGCGACCCGGCCGACGCGGGCCGCCTGCACGCGGCGCTCATGAGCCTCGCGGACGAGGACCCGCTGATCCACGCGCAGGTGGTCCCGGGCGGCGCCACCGAGGTGTTGCTGTACGGCGAGGTGCAGAAAGAGGTGATCGCCGAACGGCTCGCGGTCGAGCACGGCGTCGAGGCGGATTTCACGCCGAGCCGGATCGAGTGCGTCGAGCGGCCGGTGGGCGTGGGCGAGGCCGCCGAGGAGTTCGGCAGGCGCGGGCCCGCGCTCGGCCGCTTCTGGGCGACGGTCGGACTGCGCGTCGAGCCGGGGCCCCGCGACAGCGGCGTGGCCTTCCGGTACGAGACCGAGCTCGGGGCGCTGCCGCGCGCCTTCCACACCGCGATCGAGGAGACCGTGCACCTCGCGAGCAGGCGGGGACCGCACGGCTGGGCGGTGACCGACTGCCGGGTCACGCTCATCCGCTCCGGCTTCGAGGCGCCGATCAGCGTGGCCGCCGACTTCCGGGGCCTCACCGCGGTGGTGCTGGCCGCGGCGCTCGAACGGGCGGGCACGCAGGTGTACGAGCCGTACCACGCCTTCGAGCTGGAGATCCCGGCCGACGTGCTGAGCGAGGTCGCCTCGCGGATCACGGCGCTCGGGGCGCGCATCGCGGAGACAGCGGGTGACGCCACCCGGTGGCAGCTCGCGGGCACCGTTGCGGCCAGCAGGCTGGACACGGTGCAGCGCAGCCTTCCCGGACTCACCCGCGGCGAGGCGGTGTGGTGGACCCGGCCCTCGGCCGATCAGCCGATTCCGGGAGCGGGTCTCACCTGA